The sequence ttgtttccaATTAATGAATAGATTTTATTCAACCAAGacgacgtgattgggccgaacaaatttatgtagaaaacttagatgtttgtttgggattttccatatttggttttatattattgattattagatttatatttgtcttgtgaatgatctgaccaattgtttgcttgcatgttaatcgattccaagtcgacagagaagGAATTGATTTCAATCACTCTAATAATTGACACGAGttaaaattgactagaaattgtattcgatttcatcgtgcggttttaggtgcaaactgaattctcataattcctaatgcatttgaatttggtTAGAATTATGAAAAGTAATCCgttaatatttgaataggtttaattgttctaaaaatagacctttaaataagttaggagaattcatcgtaatttaatatttaaatctaAGTTCTGAATCGGCTACATTTTACATGAtatgttcggtacctacgtgtgtcttagTTGGCTTATTTTAACTAGAATTATTATTGAGTTCTAGTTTCTagttaagttaattattatttattattttaaattcttattttattcaattcatactcctttctattattttgtctagattaagtaaaataatcaaatcttgagaattgacaacagtccctgtgggatcgatacttggactctctgtccactttactattacttgacctagtgtaCTTGCTAGTAGACACCGAATTAAGCGGCCAACATGAGACGAGTATTCCAAGCCACTTTgtatgaaaattaaaagtttctTAAAACAATCAACTCTTGGAATAATGCTTTTACCTCGTTAGGTAAGATACATGAGAACCAGAAACATGCAGGTGACAAAACCGGACTAGGATATGGTTCAAATGATTGCACTCTTACTGAGGAAATTACTCATTCGTATCCTAGTAAGAACAATCCTAATTTCATAAGATTTGTTCGATCtagtacgatatatgaacacaatGAGCCTAATATCAATGAAGAATAGTCAATACATTATGAGAACAAGGCTAAGcacagagggctgggatatgtggatgaaacgaccctaactctactttaaataataattaaataaaacgcggattttaagaaaattttcaacatgacctatctatttatatttaaacccgcctgtcacagacagcaactaaaaatacaaccaaaaatactaaataaactagaccgagaaaTGAACGAGAACCGGAGAAAAAGATTCGACATTCCAAATAgtcaataaatcatataatttgataattacatGCCCAAATACAATTGATAAATCCTTACATTTTCATTAATCCAATCAACAAAAAGAATGAAAGACTATAAAGCATTAAAGTGAACTTTTTTTGCGGAatactagcataggtcggagggatgtgtcgtgcccgcatcacagtccactcgataTTCTTGCCCCTTGATCTCAAAGATAACTTAACCTGCACCAaatagatgtagtgagcctaggggcccaacaagaatatggtgaagtaacaagggtttaaaatacatgcgaaaatacttaaaatacagTACTTGTAATACTTTTGAACTTACTCAGACAAGTTGAATGATAAAATGTTGGataacggtgttcagatcaatcagaattgatacccggtgcagcggaagtttaaaaattttatatggaacgattccataatgggtatcaaaactttacgattaaattgtgcgtgtaaaaattaaatcacaattaaatttttacctccaatctcgaaacgagattatggacaccaacagattattctgctcttgttgtatatcccaggaactgatggacgaacaattcttcaatcaggtccaagaacggaaatttaatccctctgatagattgcactagaaaatctatcagaagtttctacgaagagaattaatgaatttgatccgttaaaccagactgcaaattcaaaattcacaggctggatttttcagagcagagaggggagaaagggggcggccacttttaaaaacacagctagggtttttcgaaaattgtgagcctctgttgtgtaatttctgtactgcaataacttatttataatgtgggctgctgacagcttagggcccattagtcataagttcaagcctgacaagcaaagcccgcatgttcagaaattaatataaaattcatcgtgactcagattgataaaccaatttcaccaatgtgcacagaaaccatttctgcaccttttaaagtcaagataaatttttctaaatccgaattcagaggtttccaaaaatgcccatccctatgtcattttaggaaatcttactcttctgcTCTGATATaggaagtcctacttctttgttcattaaattaactctttaaatttaactatctcaacggggattaaaaatccattacttgtgtgaccctcaatggttcagggatacagctagccatgggctcacaactccttgtgactcggaacaacaatttccgacttgcccatcgaatcatggtaaaagcgcctagcaacatcatcccatgattccctaggtatcactgatagtgcctgcaagaaccaatagattttggttagcgtacagtacggtcccttcatccacatatcccgatcgaatcaacaaccattggtaaatcgagagtcgttcgagattcgataactatgcaatgcatcttgaagatcaaatagtgacatcgcatgtgttactaagaaaccatttcttaaaacacatcatgtactctggccagagattcgtcacactaatatctcctcagattgcataggatatccacactcgcaagtatgtggtgaatccttgacaacaaagcatcgaatcctatatgtgtcgtaactgtacccaatcccgacacctgatgaccccaatagagtcggtaaacaagtcaatgcacagtactagcatatagagtcttaatgatgtttcaagtagtaaggactaatggtgtacaaccaaaaccgcggactttatccactcgataagtgataaccacttggaaagtccggatagggtagttcgatcattcatcgtatgaatatccatttgcatgctttgaacatctctatgttccataccaatgaaacgtggtactcggcatcgcaaatgctagtctcaatctcgagcgatccttatccttatttacggacggctcaatcgactaggaactgtttagaatatacagtgactataagatgtgtttcatgatagtcatccccatgtactaccacatcttacagacactatagtatattcaaggtctttatcaaaaaaataatagtatatcacaatataacaatatgaagaaagataaagtcattgccattataaaagtgtaaattatattaaacaaaagattgtttatacatagagtcatcaaagcccttagccacaagttggctcaccgggcacccactctttcataaaaTAGAATGAGACTTGCtgcatgcaatgaactcacacatAAATCATACTTTTAAACTTGGAACTTTCTTAAACTTAATCTGAACCTCAGGcataactgaaactgaataaacTTCACTGAACCATagtaatataaattttgaactgtaactgtgaacttatatccttgaattgtgactctgtactttcgatcatgatcatggctgcagtgcactatgccacaaggaagtcaggataacccccaactcgtcttgcccatacttggtaagggaagccaggatttctcccaactcgtccaaacccatacttgatAAGGAAAAtcaagatttctcccaactcgtccaaacccatacttggtaagggaaattaggatttctcccaacttgtccaaacccataaatttggtaagggaagtcaGAACGTCTcacaactcgtccaaacccataataaatataatcacaatcatctcacttcgttcgtaaaatattttctttcatactttCTTGCCTTGAATTAGAAACTTAGCATGAATATGTAGATGTAATGTACTTGTAAATATTTACTCGATAATTATGCAAAAGACTCAAATAtggatgaccgggatggtgatgTAGGGAGCAAACCAAGGATAGGGACCTAAACCATAAACTTGCGCTTAGGACAATTTGAGCGGTACACCCGTAAAGCTTACAACTCACCCAGTTCTTATTCAAAAAGAGTTCCGCTAGAAACCACGACTCCCACACACttagaaataaataaagaagtCATACTCGGGGTATTATTCCTATccaatcattttataaaaatttattttcggaCAGCCCCTCATTAAATCCAAAATTCTCCACCTATCCAATCAAATGCCTagaactcaaccaaaacttaaccgaattaattcctGCTTGAACCGACATTTTCCTAACATCTTGGCCTAATTCCATACCTGAGCCCTTGACCAAAACCCGAGTTTAACCCTGTTTTAAAAATTGGTTTCCGAACAGCTcaacacatcacaaaattctgctcaagtccTAGCTCATTACCTTTCCGAAAAATTAGCCATTTAACTCCCAAGTTCCAAACCAATAAACTAGGACCATGACCAATACTTAGACTCACTCCAACCCCTAAAATCGACCCCCTTACAAGCCTAGCTTAGCTCAAAAATCAGCCCTTGCGCAACACCTCAAAACCGATTCCTTCAACCACCCAAGACCGAGCAGCCCCTCTTCTCCAACTTGCTAGCTAACTTCACAACATCCTAagcactaccatgtgagctaaattctcacccatggtagcccccAACCCACCATCCAAGCAACAAAACAGATAATCGAAATGCACATGTTCAAcaattctgaaaattttgaatttaaggGCATCAATGGAGACATCAATCAAAACCTTTAACTCAACTCATTTCCATCAATAAACATCATAATAGATCAACATAGGCATGAACATGGCTAATATaattctgaaaatttcgaaatatactCCCTAAAATCCAGAAAATTTGAAATACACACATAAAAGACAATCACATGACATAATAATCTACTTGGGGCCAAAATAAAACCATAATATTTCCTATTTTCGAAATGCTCAAGAAATGGATATGGAAACAAGTGCTCGAGTGAGCTATGGCCGACGTGATGGAGCTAGAATGAGCTGAAGGGGACGGCCATCTGTTTGAGGAAACTTCAGGGCAAGTTCCGACGTGGTGGTGGTCGACGAAAGCGGTTGGGAAAGCTTGAGAAAGAAGAAGTCGTCGGCTTTGAAGAAGGGGAAGAGAAGGAGCGTGGGATTTGGGTGAGATTTGAGTGTGATTTTTTAGGGGCTAGGGTTGTGTATTTAGTTTAAGTGTGTAGGTGTGTGTAAGCACAGGTGTATGTATATAATTGTCAGTGTGTGAGTGTTAAGATAAAAAGTgttacacacttttaaaaagtgctaCACAAACTTAGCAACTTaggaatattaatttaattgcactaaataaaacataagcttgaaaaatcaagaaataaactctttaaatattctgatgtccCGAAAacgattaaaatatttaaataacaagcagagcgattaaaaataattttaaacaaattaaactaacgtttaaaaatgatttaaataaattcacaagcggaaataaaaacctttacaattaaaaataatttaaataaataagctatacatttaaaatgatttaaaataactaaccgctaaacttaaatgatttaaaataaacaagttggacactcaaaaatatttaaacaaataagctaaacagttaaaaatcatttaaaagaataaactaaacaattaaaattaaaatcatttaaataggcaagcttaaacctttaaaatctttaaaacaaataaattacacaataaaatcatttatacaaataaacttaaacaactaaaaacattaattaaatagttagtaaaataaaatcattgaataaataataaaaatattttattagcacataattcaaataaagaatttaaatcaattaaacttaaaaataataatcctaacatttatttaatttaatgcatgccgTTTAGTAGATTTGAATTTAGGCGCAACAGTGGAACCTCAGAATCCAAGGAAAGGAGAAACGTGGGTCAAACCTAGACTGAATGAACAAAGAAAAGGAAACCAATCTAAGTTTAAAAAGTCAAAGTTTGAACCAAGTCAATCTAAGTACAGGAATTTTTAGGTGAAACAGAACCGGTACTTCAATTGAATCATGTTCAAAAGCGGTACAGACTGAACAACAAAGATCAAAAGTTTAAACAACACACAGTAGTATCTAGACCACACATAAGCACACATCAAACCCCTCGACCGATTCACTTTTTGGATGTGCACACGGGTGAACCCGTCAGGGTAATTTAGATATGGGTCCCAAAAAGACTAATCCAGttcggacccaaatagataagggtaTCATAGTCATATTCTctttttgcaggtactatcagtaaaatccgttgagagaaaaaaaaaatagtagaaAAGACAACCTGGTATCTCAACAGTGTATGCTCCAGGCACATGACTGGAAACAAAGACTTATTATTTGAGAACATATACTACAAAggaccaaaaataattttcgatgaTAATTCAAAGGGTAAGACTGtaggtaagggtaagattactcaTGGTAACATTATTATCAATGATGTGTTACTTGTCGATAATCTATGTTATAATCTGATTAGCATCAGTCAATTGTATGATAATGTACATATTGTTGAATTCCACAAACACTCATGCACAATCGAATCTAGTAAAGGTGAAATTATGCTAACCAGATTAAGAGAACAAAACACATATAGGATAAATTGGCAATGTGATCAACCATCGTTTCCTACATGTTTTGTTGCTCAAAATGATAAGCACTGGTTATGGCATAAGCGTTtgaatcatttaaattttaagtccattaaacATTTGAGCAAACATGAACGGGTTCTTGGCTTGCCCAAAGGGGATTTTAAATGGAATAAAGTGTGTTCAGCCTGTCAGTAAGACAAACAAGTAAGAGCTACTTTTAAAACAAAAgagtgtatgtcttcttccaaatgcttagaaTTATTGCACATGGATCTATTCGGTCCTATACCGGTCagaagcttagggggaatgagatatactTTAGTTATTGTGGACGATTACTATCGATTTACCTAGGTAATCTTTTTGTCCTCTAAAGATCAAACAACTACTCACTTGATCAAGATTTTAAAACGTTTGCAAAATGAGAAATGTACTGTGATGGATTGGATCAGGAGTAATAGAggcactgaatttttaaacaaaatcttcggatcctatctagatgaccatggaatcaagcatgagttatcAGCTGCTCGGatcccacaacaaaatggtattGCTGAGAAAAGGAATCGCACTCTCAAGGAAAAagctagaactatgattgctgattctaaCGTCTCTCAAAGACTTTGAGCAGAGGCAATTAACACAACATGTTATACTCAAAACATATCTATGATTAACAAGAAACACAACAAAACACCTTATGAGAtatggaatggcacaaaacctgatgtttcatatttcaaaatatttggaTGCAAGTGCTTTATCCATGACAATGACAAATATCACTTGATAGCTTTCGATGCAAAGGCAGATGAAGGCATATTCATTGGTTATTCCTTAGTCAGTCGagcttatagagtattcaataaTAAGTAAATGACAgtagaggaaaccattcatgttatttttgatgaaactaCTGTATGTAGAGatcaatctcaaataaatattaaagatgTAGCAAATAGGCTAGAAACGACCGTTCTAAATGATGAAAGTGATAGTGATGAGCCTCCCATCAGGAGGATTGAACCAGAGTCCCTTACTACTCAGCCAACCAAAGACCAAATTGGTCGAAATCATGAAGAACcaagaattgaagaagaaactatCACACCTGGCAACACAGTCAGACTTGAAGATGATACCCCAAGAAATCAGGATACAAATCCCCTTGGACCATGTCTCCGGTGGAGCAAATATCATCCACCTGGGCTGGTCATCGGTAATCATATCGCTCCATTACGTACTAGAAATCAAATTATTAATGAGTTACTGCATTTATCATTCATATCACAGCTAGAACCTAAGCAAGTTGATGAAGCTTTACAAGATGCTAGCTAGATTGAAGCAATGCAGGAGGAACTAAATCACTTTACCAGAAACAAAGTTTGGAATCTAGTTCCTCAACCGAATAATCAGAATATCATAGGTACCAGATGGGTATTTCGCAATAAATTGGATGAGCATGGTACGGTGATAAGAAAAAAAGCTAGACTGGTTTCTCAAGGATTTAGACAAGAAGAAGGTATTCATTTCGATGAATCATTTGCTCCAGTAGCAAGACTTGAAGCCATCCGAATATTTCTAGCATACGCTGCCTACAAGAActtcaaagtttatcaaatggatgtgaaatcagcttttcttaatggattACTCCAGGAAGAAGTctatgttgaacaaccaccaggttttgtcaatccatTAACTCCTAATCATGTTTTTAAACTTGACAAAGAACTTTACGGTTTGAAATAGTCAccaagagcttggtatgatacatTATCACAGTTTTTTGCTAAATCATGACTTTGTTATTGTAACGGTCGATAAGACTCTTTTCAAATTCACCAAAGGAGATCACATTTTTCTTGttcaaatttatgtggatgacattatatttggttCAAATAATCCTAGGctaagcttatgcaggaacaatttgaaatgagcatgatgggcgagttGAATTTCTTTTTTGGATTACAAGTAAAACAACTTGAGAATGACATCTTCATCAATCAAGCCAAATATGCCAAAGATATTAAGAAGTTTGGCATGGAAAATTGTTCAAAAATATCTACTCCTATGAGTGCCTCCATAAAAATTAACAAAGATGAAGCAAGAGCACCGATAGAGGTAACGATGTATCGAGGACTTATCGGTTCACTATTATATCTAACTGCAAGTAGACCTGATATTATGTTTGAAgtatgtttatgtgctagatttcaagcagcacccaaACAATCACACTATATAGCTGCtaaacgaatacttaaatatctTAAGGGTACTCCTAACGTGAGTCTTTGGTACTCCAAAGACTCAGAATTTAATTTAGTTggttattcagatgcagattatgcaggatgCAAAATTGATCGAAAAAGCACTAGAGGATCTTGTCAATTTCTGGAAGATAGAATAATTTCATGGTTTAGCAAGAATCAAACATCTATTGCTATCTCAACTGTCAAAGCTGAGTACTTAGCAGCTTGCAGCTGTTGTGCACAAATATTAtggatacaacaacagcttcgagACTATGGAATCAAATGAGGGTCCCATATTTTGTGATAACACAAGCGCTATTACAATCACTCAGAATCCTATAATGCATTCAAGAACAAAACACATCGATGTACGACATCATTTCATAAGAGAACATGTGCTGAAGAAAGAGATTCAAATGATCTATATATCTACTGATCAGCAGGCAGCCGACATCTTCACTAAACCATTACTGGACGCTAAGTATTCTTATTTTCGCAACATACTTGGGTTAATAGATTTAAGTTAAAGTAAGCACAAATTTAGGGGGAACATTTCACGTTCAATACGTTGAACACATACACGCTTACATAGAtgcatacatatttttttaagacTGACAATATTCTACATGAGCTGCAGCTATTCTTCTCATCATTTCATGACTCCATTCAATCATCCACAGAGTCAGCGAGCCTTGACCATTGCAGAAATCATCCTCAAAGTAAATGTTCTGCATTTCATCTCTCTCTGCAAGGAGAATCAAAAGTCTAACTGCAGCAGGATTTAGCACATTACGAGTGTTCTAAGTTTGCAAAAGACGTTTGCATCGATGCAATCCTTCAGCATAATGATGTTACGTAATAGCGGAACTCAGAGGAGTGTTACAGCGAATAGCTTCCAAGAAAAACCATATTCGCATTCCTTTTTCTATTGCCCTGTCTCTATATCTACTCTTATGAATCTCGTACTCCTGAACTTCAGACAATTcattcaaattaatattttattttgtcatttttcttgaactaattttttttgttgctcGATGGTTTATTTATTGGTGAAAGACGAAGAAGGTGAAAGGTCATTTCGGCCAACCGTCTCCTACATACCGAATCAATGCTAACTTATCTAAAAAATCTCAATACAGACAACCtgataagtttatttttttggtattcATTTTTCATTCATTTAATACAAAGCT comes from Henckelia pumila isolate YLH828 chromosome 4, ASM3356847v2, whole genome shotgun sequence and encodes:
- the LOC140862552 gene encoding uncharacterized mitochondrial protein AtMg00820-like, encoding MQEELNHFTRNKVWNLVPQPNNQNIIGTRWVFRNKLDEHGTVIRKKARLVSQGFRQEEGIHFDESFAPVARLEAIRIFLAYAAYKNFKVYQMDVKSAFLNGLLQEEVYVEQPPGFVNPLTPNHVFKLDKELYGLK